In the Anopheles stephensi strain Indian unplaced genomic scaffold, UCI_ANSTEP_V1.0 ucontig7, whole genome shotgun sequence genome, AGACCCTATtgcttaagattttttttgcaatcttTTCATAAAATTGACAAAATGGTATTTAGATTCAATTTTCTAATTTACTTAATACTATCTCCGGTTTTTAGAGATATTTAACtatctttaaaaaaaccgCTCGACTCGTTGAATTTTGCTCCATaagcataatttttaatttttataatattcGGTGgtcttattttttatatccgTCACTGTATGTTGaacatatattttttaaagcaatCTCATTTCATTCCCTTCTCTATCGGTAGTTTCACAGTGCGCTTTCTACATCCATCTCCAACTTCCACCCAAACGGAATGCAACCTCAGAAGCATTCCCGAAGGATCATTTTTTCCATTCAGTTTGCTGTTGCATCCTTCCTTAACAACCGGCGGAAGTGAATCTGTTTGGTTCAACTGCATCGTCTGACgggtggagcaaaaaaaaaacgttacaaAGCTGGTGCAATAGCTACCGGAAGCATACTCATTGAAAAGAATGTATAATGTTGTTGCCCTGCTGCATGTTCAATGCTCTCGACGAGAAGCTCTTTTCTGGCCCGATGGAGATGAGCTTTCCACATCTACTTGGTACATCGTTGCTGTACCCCTCTTGCTTGCTCTAAATGGAGTTACCCAATAAGATATTATCTAGATCGCCACCGCGTGAAAAGTACGCTTTCCCCGTGAAAGGAGCTTTGCCATCAAGCTTTTCCACGGAAAGAGAATAAACAGAGCGCCGAGTAGCAGCTCCCTTGTACACACCTAATTGCCAGCTTATTTTACGGCCACGACAACCAGGAAATTATGTCGCAAATATGGCCAAGAGTTGTAATCATCATTATGGATATTGCTATTTACTACTGTGCGGTGGCGTACATTAGCCACGCGCAAGATTGATGGCGGCAACAACAGGGCAAAGTCCCCACGGCAGTGCTTAGCATTCGCTCATCgagttgctgtgtgtgtttttttggtgtgctttttctttgtttttttttctcctcatcTCACGATTTTCGTCAAGCTTACGGTTGAACGAAATAATTTGTTAGTCAAGTTTACTTTCCCAAGAAACATTACACCCGGCCTCAACCGTCGGTGTGAATGAATTCAGCGGTTGCCGCGAGGTCCGCTGCCCACCCCAAAACGGTGAGCGAATAAATACGCACCAACGGCAACTAAATGGCTGAAATTGGCACATTTGCTGCCCGGGCACGGGCTATATTTTCGCCCAAAAGGAACCGATCAGGCGTATCGAAACGCTTCGGAAAAAGCGTTGATGCCGGTGTGACGGTAATATCCACCGCCGTAGGTCAATTCTCCAAAATAATGCCGTGAAAGTTTTTTCATGCGTAGAATTGCTTTTGGATTTTTGAATCTTTTTTGTAAGCTCGCTTGCTTTTTCCTGCAAGCGAGCAGTAGTTTGGCGCATGGAAAAAGCCGAAGACGAGCTTAAACGGAATCATTTCGCCATTATTGATGGTTGCAGAATGAGACATCCAATTTTTGGTTGATGTCTCGTGCCGGTTAACGTGGCGGAAGTTTCACAGCGCTTCACCTCTCGCTGTGTGCGGTGAATGTCcggttttccaatttttaatttttaccaCAGTCCACTGACGTTGGTTGGCCTGTGTTTGGAGTAAGCCCGGACCACTAAATATGCCGTCACCGGGGTGTATCCTGGTGACCTTCTCGTTATCGCTGTACAGCGTGGAAGAACATAATAATGATCCTTACCTAGATCTTCAGAGTGTGTTTCTTTTCATGAAAATTGGACGCCAAAATCATTCCCAAATTTCCTACTGTGTGGCAATAATAATTCATTGTGTGCTTCGTTCTTTGTGACATCGTCGTGCGGCGAGAGAAACGATTCCCTTCACCAACAATGATCTCTGTTACACTTATCCACTAATGATTTTTACCAAAGTAAGATACGACAAAATCGGAGAGATGGATACCCTGAGGTGCCTGGCAAAGAACTTCGAGGAAGTGCACACTCTCCCCTCGCGCATTAGGATTGGGTCCAtttcgattttaattaaaatcctcAAATAACATACGGCGTGTGTTGCCGGTCGGTGGCATTGGTGCGCCTGTACCGCCTGTACGGCTTTTGATGTGAATCGTGGTGGTTGTAAAGCCGCAGGAAATACCAATTCATCTATCACTTTGTCAGTTTGGTTTGAATTTCATTCCTCTCCGCCATCAGCATGGCAGCCTATCAGCTGATATTTCATTCCGTTCACAGAATCGGAGAAGAACGATCGAAAACCATGGGAGGCAAGCATTTAAGGGCAAAAATGTTTTACAAATGCTTTAAATAGTTGGCATATCTTTCATCGTAGAAGTTTGGACGATCTTTATATTGGTGTGTTTCGGTGTTGCAGAGAAAGTTGCACATTTCTTGTAACTGGCGCGGTGAAACGTCAAAGTACGGCTAGACAGGAGTCGGCACAAGCAGTCTGCCTATATCCTCCTTCGTCATTGCATATATAACAGATGACAGGACCTAATTAAGCAAATTACAGTACCATTTCGCATTATTTAAACAATTCGCCGCGCCAAAAATTCCAGACAACATGGCGTCTTGTCGCTTCTTCGAGCCTCTCCACTGTTGTACCTGATTGAAATTCTCCACCTATTCTCCATTAACCACAAATGGTATCATAAAAGTTTCATTAAAATTAGTGTAAGAAATACAACTCTCTTTTCTCGTCCCACCGAACCAGAACTCATCGTACCGGAATTAATAAGACAATGATTAATGTGTACCATTGGGTAGTCCAGCCAGACAACCACCAGTCCACCATCAGCACTTCTCTCACTCCAACAAAAATGGGATGGGAAAAAGTtggattaaaattaaaaaatatttctctccACTAATTGAACCTAATTATGATCTATATAGACGTCGGTAGGGCAAACGCAACGCATTTCCTTCCTACTGCTATTCCTGCTCCCggctaaaacaaaaccaccgtgTAGCCAATGTTGCTCTATAGCACGGTGCTCCGTCTTTAGTTATTAACATTTTATCCTAACCACCGGCACTATTACTTCCCTTGCGGTCTTAAAGGAGCTCTATGCCACCGCTATCGTCGAGTTTTGGTCTGCCCCGTATTTTTACACTCTGACCCGTGGCGCTAATGGTTTCCATTACTGTGTCGTTATTTATGCCACTTTTAATATGTTTCCTTTTGGATTGCCGCACGTCGCGCCGACAGGGATATAATGCAACCGTGCGCCCGGAACGCGAAACGACGGTGGCGAACAACACACCGGGTTTTTCTTCCGCTTCGTCCGTCCGTTCACCGAATGGGGGCAGATGTGTTCTTAGAAGACACTTAAGAATTCTCGCCAGGCGAAACCGTCCAATAATCATACCCCACACAACCATCTCACGACCATTACGCTGTTCCTCACGCAATTCATTACCACGTTCGCCGCGCTCCAAACGTGGCCAAATGCATTCCCACATTCTTTGCCAGCCTGTCGCTCGTTCGCCCTTTTTGTGTGCTGTTCCCGTGGTCCTTTCGTGGACGGGGTATAAGATTCCACCGACTTCACTAACTTCCTGGTGTTGGTTGCTTCCTGTTGTTGTCCTTCATGTGATACGCGTTCCGTAACCTGGGTCCTTTTGTAGTTATTATTATATCGTACCGAACCCGGACCTTGGTTAGCTTGACGCTCGCTAGCTGACGTCCCCTCAAAGCGAATGGGCGTTCCCAGCTGCCGGGGATGATGGGTAGTGCGGGTAGTGTTGTCTGTAATTGTTCTAACAACCGACCGTCCATCAGGACGCTTGTGGGTCCACGTTGGGTTTATCACACCATCGACCCTACCGATACCATTCCGTCCCAAACGCTGTGCACTCGCGCGGTTTTAATCAAGACATTTCtaacattttccattttcttttctcttctcttggACATTTCTTCCCACTGCTGCCCACCTGGCCCGCTAATAAATGGATATTTATAACCAGCGACGatgcgaaatggcaccgacgGAACGCTCATCCATCCGGGCGTGGTCGAGGATGACTCCGGTAAGGTCGGCGTAATCGCTATATGCATCCTGTTTGCGTTGGCCTTCCTCGTCGGATCGGTAAGTGAATTTGGTTTCCCTAACAAAGCTTCAAGCGGCTAGTACCCATTACCGGACGTTTTATtcctgagtttttttttctttttatatctTTTGTAAAACTATTTTCTCAACTTTTTCTCGTTGAtggaaaattttcaatttcaatgtaATGAGTTCAATTTTCTTAGTTATCTGTTTCGCATCCCCTCTTTTGCAACCGTTCGTTTAAAATtccatttaattattttctacCGGCCCCTCCGCAGCAATGCTTTCAAAAATCAAACCTTAGAAATTTTCTTTCAATAATCAGATAAGGCTACTGGATaactatttattttcttaCCCATTTTCTTCGTTCTGTTTTGGCTAGATTGTGCTCTGTTTATATCGCTACTACAATCACGCACGCTCGACCACGATGAACTTCGACAATCCGGTGTACCGAAAAACTACCGAGGACCAGTTCAGCCTGGAGAAGAACATGCAGAGCCGCATGTACCCGAGCACCGTTGGCGAAGAGGTAAGAGCGCTAGCCCGCGACTACACCGTCTGCATTAGATAAGGTGATCCGTTCGGCTACTGGCGGGAAAATGGTGGCGAAAGGTGAGCCGTGTCCCCGTCTGTGCAAATCACCTGCGATTTAATAAAACGGATATCCTCGATCGTCGGTGAGAGGgggatcgagagaaaaaaagggacaacACAGCACAAGGCATTAGGTTAAACGTTAGCGCAAACTATCTCACCGGTGTCACGAGTAGCGAGTGGGTCGTAATTTttgtaaaagcaaaacacttcGAGGGAATGGATCGGTGGAGTCCGGCGCTGTGGTCCGTGTGCTGTGTGCGCCGATGTAGAGCGAGAATGGAGAAGATGGAAATGGGAACACCTAACGAAGAAGGATTACAAATCGAGCAAATTAGTGTGGTGGTGGATAATGGAATAGGATAAATGGAAAGCGTTCCGACTGGCCAGAAGGAAGCCGTCCGGGACATTTATTATTGGGCAAAGGTACAGTGGACTGTTAGAAGTGGACAGCACAAGGCTAGACAATTCTAGTAATCTTGCTAGAAGGAACAAGTATTAAAGGTAGAAACGATTTATGAACAGGCTTGGATCGATCTCGATGTTTCGATCTCGTACCAAGCGccacgatgacgatgagtGTTAGTCGAGTCATGGTCCTTTAACGACGCCCCACACTCTTCGGAAGATGCTTAGTAACGGTTCAGATATTTATGTAAAGTATCATTCAAGATCGGTCATTCAACATTTtatccacacatacacacaaagaaaaaagcgTTATCATAAATCATAACGTGTCTGCTGCGTGTCCTCACGGGTTCGGGGGTTAATCTTTTTTCCATTGGCTCAGAGATAAGTGAAGTGTTTGCTAAGGAACGGTTAATATGCTAGAaacgccccaaaaaaaaactgctctaatTAAATCCTCCGGTTCGCCCGGTCACATTGTCTCGTCGGCGGCGAGTCTTCAGGGTGAGCTCGCATGTGCGGCTCATACGGCTCATAAACTCTTTCTGTAAAGTGAGCAGGAAAAGGGTGCAAAAACCCactttaaaatttcatttcattcgtCCCCAAAAGAGTTGTTGTAGCTGGGatgggcaaaacaaaaaaatggcagggcatctactgctgctggatcCAAGCATATGGGTGAATATGAGCAGATATTAACCTGATTAAATCCTTGGTGCTTGGTTCGGTCGTGCAGAACCACGTGGTACTAGGTCGTTGTGATGAGGAGGTACACAGAAGGACATAACTAAAACACTAACtaaaagttttttgtttgcacaaAGCTTTTGCCTCGCTGCTGTATATTCATTTGCCACGTTTTTTTTGATCAACCGTCATACCTAGAGTAAACATTAGGGGCAGTCACGGGTTTTCGCCGGGCTTTTTCCTAACGTGTGGTGTGTCCCGCAAACCATACGGTCGGGCCATACCGGTACCCAACCCAAcaacccgcacacacacacactcattcaTTCGATTTAGAGTCTAGAATCTGCTTTGTGTGAAAAGCGACACCGTAAGGAACCACTTGGGGGTGAATAAGTGTTTGGGGTCAGTGTCGTGTCGAAAGTGCCCACCCCCACCTTCCAGTATTCCAGCTTCCTGGGTTCACAGGGAAAAGTCcatcgaacaacaacaacaacaacaacaataacatagTTAAAAAAAGACCATCCGTATACGTTGTATGCGGTACAACGTTTCAGGCTATGGACTCCAAACTTTTATATCCCCAACTCTTACCGATTCTGCCCTCACTGTGTTTGAGTTTAAGTTGTGACagtgtgtggtgttgtggaGCATGGTAttagttcttttttattccgttcgttcctgtgcgtgtgtgtgtgtgtgtgttccgcaTCCTAGATGCTGTCCTCGCCCTGCTGGACCGACATGAATTATTCACAGCCGTGGAGGCGCACAGATGGATAATAAAATAAGCTAACCGACGAGATATAAGTTTTAAGCAAACAGTCACTCCGAGCATTCTACGGACCAACTTTTTGGACGCTTTCATTtattttgggttttgttttcggagggtgttgctg is a window encoding:
- the LOC118517212 gene encoding low-density lipoprotein receptor-like encodes the protein MRNGTDGTLIHPGVVEDDSGKVGVIAICILFALAFLVGSIVLCLYRYYNHARSTTMNFDNPVYRKTTEDQFSLEKNMQSRMYPSTVGEEAQEPLTRPATNDYV